The genome window ggagcaggaagcTGGTGAGTGCTTTGTTCCCACTCCTCAGGGGCTGGGATAGATCCATGGTGGATTCTCTAATGGATTAACACTTGTATCCCATCCTCTCGTTCCTGTGCAGATGGATCTTCTGAGGAGCTCGGTAAAGCTCCAGCTTCCTTCCTACTGGGAAAACCGGGATGGGGCGAGGGCTGACTCTACCGGTTCCTATGCTGGAGCATGGGAACGGCAGCACATgagggatggggctggaaggggagaGGCTACGAGGAATTCtcattccttcccttctccttctcttccccttctccttctccttcccttctccttctcttccccttctccttcccttctccttctccttcccttctccttctccttctccttcccttctccttctcttccccttctccttcccttctccttctccttcccttctccttctccttctccttctccttctccttcccttctccttcccttctccttctctttctccttcccttctccttctccttcccttctccttctcttccccttctccttcccttctccttctccttcccttctccttctccttctccttctccttcccttctccttcccttctccttctctttctccttcccttctccttctccttcccttctccttcttctccttcccttctccttctctttccccttctcattctccttcccttctcttctcctcctcttccccttctccttctccttcccttctccttctcttccccttctcctttttttcccttctccttctcttccccttctccttcttctccttcccttctccttctccttccccttctccttctccttcccttctcttctccttctcttccccttctccttctccttcccttctccttctcttctccttcttctcttctccttctccttctcttctccttctcttccccttctccttttccttcccttctctatgtccttcccttccccttccccatctcttccccttcccctccttttccccttccccgTCTCTTTCCCATTCCCAGAGGACGGTGACCTGGAAAGAGGTGAGCCCCGTTCCCCCTCCCGCCTTGGCAGGAGCTCTTCCCGCCTGGCTTCCCTGCTCTGATGCCCCTTCcctgcttctctcttcccagCCGAGCTCGCCGCGGAGCTGGGTAAGTCCCTGCCAGGGGCTCTTCCCGCTGTCCCGGTTGGAATTGGGCTGGGTTGGAAGCCCCGAGGCTCTTCCCACAGGGAATCAGTGACGGGAACGTCAGAACCTCATcctcagaagcagctttttgcttttccccacCATTTCACTGTGGATGTGGAGGAAATTCGGGTCTTCCCATAGGCGGGATagtggagaaggagaaaatccCAATGGAAATCTGTGGTTTTCTCTCCCTTATTATCCTaatcctggttttcttccttgtttttagAGGACCGGGAGAAGCAGATAGgtgggttttgttctctttttggGTGCGTTTGGGTGCTCGGGATGGGTTTGCAGCGGGCAGATTCTGGCTGCATTATCCCAATCCCGGGAAGAGCTTCCTCCGCCCCCCAAATACCAAATTCCCACATGGTTGTTGGAATACTGGGATTGCTCCCGAGGTTTCGCTTGAGCCAAGAAATCCTAATTGTGTCCTTTATTCCCTCCCTTTAAGGGGAAATCACGGGAGAGCTTGGTGAGTCCTTCCCGGCCTTTCCTCCTTCCCGGCCCTTTCCCTGccattcccttttccctgccCTTTTCCCAGTTGCAGTGTGGCTGCTGCAAAGCCGCAGAACCTGAAGCTTtgtctcttttccctgttttccccaTTCCCAGCGGAGCGGAGCGCGCGCGTCGGTGAGTGCTGCTCTTCCATAGGGAAGCACGTGGGAATGTTGCATGGAAGCAGAGCTCTTCCCTTCTAATGTGGGATGAAAGGAGCCCTAAAGGCTCCGTGGCTGTTTGCTTCTCCCCGGGCATCCCAAACCCCTTTGGAATGATGGTTTGGATCCATGGGGGTCGGTGCCGTGATGCTCAATCCATTGGGATACAACCCAAACTCCATAAACTGGTGGTTGATGGATCTATAAGGGAGGAATAACCATCATTAAACctacttttccttttgctcttccCAGAGGAACTCACGGCGGAGCTGGGTGAGTCCCTTCACTATCCCAACCTGGGTGGATCCTTCGGGATTTAGGCTGGGATTGGGGGGAGCCGGTTGGGTCTTTGCTTGGAAACAAAGGAAGCCCGTATGGGAATGACACCCGGGGCAAAACGGGAACGTCAGTTCTCCCCATGGAGCAGCAAAACCTCAGGATGAAACACCCAAAAACTTGGGAATAACTCccttttttcccacttttccatctcttttccctcttttaggACAACGGGATGCCCGGATCGGTACGTGCCcccccctccctgcacccccaCTTGTGCTTCCATCGCCAGGCTGAGGGCGATGGATCACTTTGGGTTTGTTCTCTCCCAGGCGACTTGTCCGCAGGGATCGGTGagtgttttcctgcttccccaCACACTTTGGGATGGGGATTTGGGAAAAAGCCAGCTGGGATTGATTTGGGCTTCTCTTTCCATAGAGAGCCGCGAGAGGAGAATCGGTGAGTGGCAGATTCCAGCCCGAGACCTTTGTGTGCGTGATCCCTGCGCCGGGAATTCTCATGGgaatccttcttttcctcttgtcttcCCAGAGGAACTCACAGCGGAGCTCGGTGAGTGCCTTGGGATGGGAGAAAGGATCATGGAATGGGTGggaaagggccttaaagctcctccagctccaacccaaGGCCATGGGGACACTTCCatagggcaggttgctccaagctggCCTggaagggatggagcatccaaaCCTTCTCCATCCACCCCATCCCggtgtcccaccaccctcttCTTCCCAATATCCATCCACCTCTTCCAGTTGGgagccattgctcctcatcccatccctaCGTGCCGTTGTGGAAGCCCTTTcccaggtttcttgtcagccctttaggccctggaagCTTCCTggagcttttccttctccatgtCTTACCTCTTTATCCAACCCGTGCTAATCCCTGCGCCCGGAAACCTGGGATTGCTTTGGGAACGCTCGGGAACGGCCGAGCAACGTGCACTGACCGTTccctttgcttctcttcccagAGGAATACAAAGCCAAAGCACGTGAGTGACCTcgggagcaggcagggaggatCCGGGGGGCCGGGATGGTGGGAATGTGGCGTCTGTGGGTCTTCCGCCTCCATGGACACTGCGGGAGCAGCCGGGAAAGGGGGAAGCGCCGGTCGGGAGCATCCCGACGGTAACGGGGCTCTGCCGTGTCCTTCCTGCAGGAAGGTGCCTCCGGGAGCACAGTGAGTCCCTgtcctgcccctgcagcccccccggGCCCCCGGCGGCAGCGTGAGTCCTTTGTGTGTGTCCttagggaaggaagaggagacgAGGGGTGAGTGGTGgcgggagcaggaggatgcGCCCGGCGAGCACGGGGCTGCCCCCAAAGGCACCGAAAGCCCCGCTGGATGTCCCCAGGGCACCAAAACCACCTCTAGATGGCCAAGAGGGTGCCCAAAACCCCTTGTAGATGGCCAAGATGACCCCAAAACACACTGTAGATACCCAAGATTACACCAAAACACCCATTAGATGTCCAAGATGATGCCAAAACACCCATTAGGTGTCCGAGAtgaccccaaaacccccattaGATGCCCAAGAGGACACCAAAACCCCCATTAGATGTCCAAGAGGGCACCAAAACCCCCATTAGATGTCCAAGAGGGCACCAAAACCCACATTAGATGCCCAAGAGGACACCAAAACCCACATTAGATGTCCAAGAGGACACCAAAACCCCCATTAGCTGCCCCGGaagaccccaaaacccccattaGCTGCCCAAGAGGACTCCAAAACCCCCATTAGCTGCCCAAgaggaccccaaaacccccattaGCTGCCCTGGAAGACCCCAAAATCCCCATTAGCTGCCCCAGAAGATCTCAAAACTCCCATTAGATGCCCAATAAGATACCAAAACCCACTGTAGATGTCGAAGAGGACCGCAAAACCCCCATTAAATGCCCAATaagaccccaaaacccccattaGCTGCCCAATAAGACACCAAAACCCACTGTAGATGTCGAAGaggaccccaaaccccccattaGCTGCACCGGAAGACCCCAAAATCCCCATTAGCTGCCCTGGAAGACCCCAAAATCCCCATTAGCTGCCCCAGAAGATCTCAAAACTCCCATTAGATGCCCAATAAGACACCAAAACCCACTGTAGATGTCAAAgaggaccccaaaacccccattaGATGCCCCAGaagaccccaaaaccccccattAGCTGCCCCAGaagaccccaaaccccccattaGCTGCCCCAGaagaccccaaaacccccattaGCTGCCCTGGAAGACCCCAAAACCCTCATTAGCTGCCCCAGAagaccccaaacccccattaGCTGCCCCAGaagaccccaaaacccccattaGCTGCCCCAGAagaccccaaacccccattaGCTGCCCCAGAAGAGCCCGGTCCCAGGCAAGGAGCAGGTCCAAGGTTAACCTGTTCCTCGTCCTGCCGCAGCGGAGGTGACGCTGGACCCGGCCACGGCGCACCCTCGGCTGCTCGTGTCGCGGGACGAGCGGAGCGTGCGGTGGGAATACGGGCTCCGGGAGCCCCCCGGCGCCGCCGAGCGCTTCGCCGCCGCTCCCTGCGTGCTGGGCCGCGAGGCCTTCTCCTCGGGGCGGCACTGCTGGGACGTGGACGTGGGCCAGGGCCAGCACTGCGCCATCGGCGTCACCCGCGAGTCCTGCCCCCGGCAGGGACCCGTCGCCTTCAGCCCCGAGGAGGGCACCTGGGCCCTGCAGCAATGGGGCTTCCAGAGCAGAGCCCTCACGTCGCCTCCCGTCACCCTGAGGCTGCCGCGGGTGCCGCGCAGGATCCGCGTCTCCCTGGATTATGAGTGGGGAGAGGTGAGGTTCTTCGACGTGGAGAACCAAGCGCCCATCTTCACCTTCCCGCGCGCCTCCTTCCGCGGCGAGCGGCTCCGGCCGTGGttctggctggagctgggctccatctccctgctccGGTGACTGTCCCGGAGGGGCAGGAAGGATGGAAGCACCTTGGGAGCTCCGGGACGTCGCTGATGGATGCTGTGGTCCTCCCCATCCATGTCTCACCGCCCTTTGGTGGCGCCTTTTCCATCCCTGCGTGCTCCAAGAACCTTCATCCGTGTCTCCCACCCACCCACCGTGGGGCACCCAACGGGTGCTTCCTGATGGACAATAAACCACTTGAGACTCTCCAGAGCATTCGGTTCCTTTGTGCTGGTTCCAGGGTCAGGGCTGTCCTTGGGTCATTCCGTGTGGGATCATTCCATGCGGGATCATTCCATGCAGGATCATTCCAAGCACGCCCCATCTTTCGGAGGGGATGGGATGTGGGTTCTTTGCTCCATCGTTGCCCCTTTGTGCTGGCCCCAGGGTTGGGTTGGCTGGAGAAGACCCaagtgggaggaggagagggatggACAAGCCCAAGTGGGGCCTCAGCGGAGGGGCAGGAATGAGCCGTGGCCCGGCAGCACATTCCTCCCGCTTCCTTAAATAGGGATGATCTTATCCCTGTATCCCGCATGTGACCGGCTCCGGACGGCCCCAGAGTCCTGGAGAGGAGCCCCATGGCCTGAAGCACCCAAAGCTCCATCAGAATCAACCCAACGGGGTAAGTGACTCCATCGGGATGGTCCCAGCGACAGGAAAACCCTAAATCCATGGATTGTGGGCACGGGGAGGGCCCTGCCTTGGCTTTGCTCCATGGGAAGCCTCCATAGGGGGACGTAGCAAGGAGGGAGCGTGTTGGCGGCGGAGGTTGGGGATGGAATGATGGTTCCCACCATCCCGTTGGTCCCTATGGAGAGGAGGCGCCAACGGGATGCCCAAGAGGTGGGTGTCCGGGCGCAGGGATTGCTGAAGGAAAACTCGCCCCTTCCCAAACCAGCATCTGAAGGAGATCGGAGCTTCCCGCTGCTCCATGCGGACACGTCTCCATGTCCATCCCGCCGGCAGCAAAGGGAACAAGGGCTGGAGGAGCCTCTGGTCCACCTGGAGCAAGGGATGAGGCTCCCGCTTCCCCGGGCTGGGAAGTAGGCGGCACATCCCGGTCCCGGCTGTGCTGCCCCATTGGAGATGCCCATCGGAACCAcggcaggaaaagcagcttccGGCCCAAGCAGCATCTGGAGCACTTGGTGGAGAAGCTGAAGCTCCTGGCTCTGGATGGAGGCCGGGAAGGGccggagcagctctgctcatggCACAGGATCCCATGGGATGCGAAGGCCTCTGGCTCCAGCCGTGATGGACCAAGGGCTTGTGGAGGTGCCACCGCAGAGGAATCCCCACGGGAGGACAAAGGCAGCTCCATGAACCAGGTTATTCCTTTCCGGATCATCTCAAGGGGTTTCTGGGAGCTCCTCGGGATCATGGGCTTGGAGCCGGCTCGGGAGTTCCCTATAGTTGGGGTTTATCCTCATGGGAATAACTGGGGAGACCCAGACAAGAATAACCCCAACTTTGGGGCTAAACCCGGGAATATGGTCATTCCAAGCCTAAATCCCAAGAGGCATTTGGGATCTTGAGGCCCTCATGGGGCTGGATTGGGTGGGCTTTGAAGGGCTcttccaacccattccatgagTCTCTCTTCCAGTTTATCCCATGGGAGAATGCAGCCGGCTCCTCTTGCGCCCCGTCCATCCCTGTGCCCACTTGCTGGGGAGCATTCCCAAGCACCCCCCCTTCCCAACCTCCCCATCCCCTTCGCTTCCAGGAGCAAACACAGAAGGATCTGGAGACGCTCCGGAAGCACCGGGAAGCGCTTTGGGACCTGAAGGCGAGCGGCGAGAGGCGGTGCCGGGATTACCTGGTAGGTGGATGCTCTTCCTGCCGGGAGCTGGGATCCTATCCCGGTGTGCTCCGTGCTCACCGCGCGCCCCGCAGGCACGGACGGAGCTGCAGGGGCAGGCGCTGGCGGCGGAATTCCGGCGGCTGCGGCGCTTCCTGCGGGATCGGGAGCTGCGGGAGCTGCTGCGGCTGCGGGAGCTGCAGCGCCAGGCCAGGgccaggcaggggcaggaggacGCCAGGATCCGGGGGGAGCTCGGGCTCCTCCAGGCGCTCATCGGCGCCATGGAAAGGCAGCTCGAGGGAGCCGGGAGCGTGTTCCTGCAGGTGGGATGGtgccccccgccccccgccccggcagCGCCTTGGATGGAGCGTTCCCGATGGATTGGGGCGGGAGAATGAGGCTTGTCCCTCCCTGTCTTTATTCCAGGGTGCCCGAAGCGCTGTGGACAGGTACGTGCTCCTCCAGCACCCGTGTCCCATGGGAAGGCTCATGGGCATCATTCCCATGGGAAGGCTCGTGGACACCAATCCCATGGGAAGGGTCATGGGCACCATTCCTATGGGAAGGCTCATGGGCACCATTCCCATGGGAAGGGTCATGGACACCAATCCCATGGGAAGGCTCGTGGGCACCATTCCCATGGGAAGGCTCGTGGACACCAATCCCATGGGAAGGGTCATGGGCACCATTCCCATGGGAAGGGTCATGGACACCAATCCCATGGGAAGGCTCGTGGGCATCATTCCCATGGGAAGGGTCATGGGCACCAATCCCATGGGAAGGGTCATGGGCACCAATCCCATGGGAAGGCTCATGGGCACCATTCCCATGGGAACGGTCATGGGCACCATTCCCACTGGAAGGCTCATGGACACCATTCCCATGGGAAGGCTCATGGGCACCAATCTCATGGGAAGGTTCAAGGACACCAATCCCATGGGAAGGCTCATGGACACCAATCCCATGGGAATTCTGGCTCCAAGGCAGGGCTTGAAGCGAGGTTTGGAGACAAGGGGGGGGATGCTCCCTAAGGGTCCTCTTGGCCATGAGGGCGATGGGAGCCAAGTGTCCACAGGGAGCTGGTCGGCATCTCCAGCTTGGGATACAGGGATACTGGGGACAACCAGCTGCGCCCCATCCCCACAGGATGTGGGGGTCAGGAGGGTcggtcccagccccacatctaAGGTCGCGTCCAGGTTGGAGATGGGCAATTCCCGGAGGATAACAGAGACCTTCCAGGACCTGGAGCAGAAGCTCGAGGTCATCTCCCGACAGAACCGTGTCCTCATGGAGGCGCTGGGCACATTCCAAGGTACCGGGGGGTGATGGGGTCCTTCCACCCTGTTCATCCCGGGTTTCCTGCTTtcccaggaaaagcaggagcCAGCGTTACCTCAGGTCCTTCTGCCCATCCAACCTTCGCTTTTCACCCCATAGACACTTTGCCGTCGGAAGTGGAGAAGGAGCAAGGAGCATCCCCGGGAGCAGATGGAGGAGGTGAGGATCTCTGCAGAAGCGGCTCCAACAAAGGCGTTTTCGGGCAAAAGAGGGATTAAAAAGGTTGGGAATGAGGAGCTTTGGGGTTCCTGGAGGTGCAGAGGGCTCCTCCCGCATGAGGCGGGCGGGAAGACGTGGAGATGGATGCGGGACATCGGGAAGCAGCGACAGGACGGGGGGTGATGGGTTTGAACTGGGACAGGGGAAGTTTGGGTTGGAGATAGGGAAGCGGAGCAGGAGGGTGTGGGTGGCGCTGGATCACGGGGAGGGGAAGGTGAGGTCTTACCTGGCGGAGGGGGACCCCCCCGGGTTCACCTTCCCAAAGGCTTCCTTTGGCAGGGAGAGGGTCTTCCCCTTCTTCCAGCTGGGGAAGGGATCCCGCCTCCGCCTCTGCCCGTGGCTGTTCCCGCTCCTCTCCCGGGTTTTCCCTATAAGAGAATCGATTTGCTCCCAAAACTCAACTGGAATTCTCTTGGCAATTGTTTTCATCCTGCCCCCCCCAAAATGTCCATGGGGCATCCCAGCTTCCAGAGCATCCAGCACTGATTGCATTCACACTGTTGCCATGGGATGGTGCCGGCAGCATGAGGGTGAAGGGGAGATGGGGCTTTGTATGGGTTGGGGTTTACTGGGCTTGACCCATGGATGGACCCATAGAGAGACCCACGGATGTCACCATGGACCGGGGGGATGCAGAGGGGCAGCGATGggatgggagggatggggatgggagggatgggaatgggagcAATGGAAATGGgaaggatggggatgggagcGATGGGAATGGGAGCAACGGGAATGGGAGCAATGGGAATGGGAGTGTGACCTGTCCTGGGAGCACTTCTTGCAGGTGGGACATCCATAGAGGCTTGGCTCTGCAAAGGGAATTGGATGAGCCCATCCCATGATCCCATGTTTTGCCCTGGGCTGGGACAACGCATCAGTGCCTGCTCCCAGGGATGCTGAGGCTCATTTTGGGGCTGGAAACCCCTGTTTTGGAGGTGGGAGCAGCTCCCTCCATCCCGgctcttccccatcccttggCTGCGGATGGGAGAGGAGGAACCAGCAGCACGGATATGGATGTGCGGGGGGGTGGGAAGGTGGAAAAGGGGGTTTGGCTGCCCCCAACGGGGCTTTGAGCTCCTGGTCATAGATGAACGCTTCGGCTTTCCCTGTTTCCTGGAAGCAAAAAGGATCCCCCATCCCAaagaatgggggggggggtgtgtcaATCCCAGCTTCAATCCCCATGGATTTCTTTAACCCCATTCTCTTATCGGAGGTTTGTGGGGGTCTGATGGGCTGGCAGATGTGGGGGGGGTGGTGGCATAGACCAGATGTGGtctccccctccccactctTCCAGATGTGGCAGCAGCTGCGCCCAAAAGGGACCTGGCAGCGGTGGGATTCGAACCCACGCCCCCGAAGAGACTGGAGCCTTAATCCAGCGCCTTAGACCGCTCGGCCACGCTACCTGCATAGGGAGCAATGGGGCTCCTGGTgtgcagggaaaaggggaaaaatgggAATTCTGGGATGTTCCCAACTGGGGGTTAATGGGAAAAGGTGGGGGGGTTGCATGATCCCGCTGGGAAGGATGGGATTCCCTATGGAAAACAAGGGGTGAAGGACCCCCCCTCAGTGCCTCTCCCCACCCTGAGGTCCCTTTGGGATGGGTCCCATGGATGGGTCTCCAGGAGCCCATCCATGAGGATGCCCAGGATGGGACATCCCCGCTCCCGGTGCTCATCCCACAGCCCCACCATATCCTCACACCTGGAATTCCCACCCACCGCATCCCGAGGCCATCCCGCCGGTGGGAATGTCCCCTCCAGCTCCATGATGGGGGCTCTGGTTCTCCAGCCCCACCAGGACCATGTCCCCACGTCCCCAACGCTCAACCTCCAACACAACCGAGCCCGGGAGCATCATCCCTGCTCCGGGAGCAGCCGGAGCCATCAGGATGCAGGAGCCGTGGAGGGTCCCCCCCATCATCCCACCCAACCATGCGCCATCAAATCACGACCCCACACTCCCGGAGACCCACGTTCATTTATTCACCTCGTGGTGGAGCTGGGACCCACAGAGGAGgttcccagccccacagcgTGGTGGGGCCATGGTGTGGGGTTGGGCGGCAGCAGCGACGCTCGGGTGAGACAGAGCCCGAGGGGGAATCGGGGGAGGAAAACGTGTGTTTGGAGAACAGAAGATCCAGATCTTGGGGGGACCCTCGGCTCCAGGATGGGCTTTGTCTTCTTCAGGTGGGTTTGAAGGTGGGAAGATAGAAAGAGGCGATTTGGGCTCCGGAGGAGGATCTGGACGTTCGCCTCCAGCCGGACCCTACTGCAGCAGCACCGAGCTGTGACCCACCACCGCGTGCTTGGTCCTGAGAGCGTGCTCTGCTGGTGGGGTGCGGGAAGGAGGGTGGAAATCCATGTTGAAAGGTGTTATGGGATGGATGGGGTGTCCATTCCATTATCCATgcatccatcatccatcatctatcatccatccatcatccatccatccatcatccatccatccatccatcatccatccatccattcatcatgcatccacccatccatccatcaagCATCCATTCatcatccatccacccatccatccatcatccatg of Strigops habroptila isolate Jane unplaced genomic scaffold, bStrHab1.2.pri NC_044299.1_ctg1, whole genome shotgun sequence contains these proteins:
- the LOC115618845 gene encoding uncharacterized protein LOC115618845, with protein sequence MSIPPAAKGTRAGGASGPPGARDEAPASPGWEVGGTSRSRLCCPIGDAHRNHGRKSSFRPKQHLEHLVEKLKLLALDGGREGPEQLCSWHRIPWDAKASGSSRDGPRACGGATAEESPREDKGSSMNQVIPFRIISRGFWELLGIMGLEPAREFPIVGVYPHGNNWGDPDKNNPNFGAKPGNMEQTQKDLETLRKHREALWDLKASGERRCRDYLARTELQGQALAAEFRRLRRFLRDRELRELLRLRELQRQARARQGQEDARIRGELGLLQALIGAMERQLEGAGSVFLQGARSAVDRYVLLQHPCPMGRLMGIIPMGRLVDTNPMGRGDGSQVSTGSWSASPAWDTGILGTTSCAPSPQDVGVRRVGPSPTSKVASRLEMGNSRRITETFQDLEQKLEVISRQNRVLMEALGTFQDTLPSEVEKEQGASPGADGGGEDLCRSGSNKGASFGRERVFPFFQLGKGSRLRLYVAAAAPKRDLAAVGFEPTPPKRLEP